The Sphingopyxis fribergensis genome contains a region encoding:
- a CDS encoding acetolactate synthase large subunit, giving the protein MKKASDLFIECLEEEGVEYIFGVPGEENLDFLDSLSRSTKIKLILTRHEQGAGFMAATYGRHTGKTGVCLATLGPGATNFVTAAAYAQLGGMPMMMITGQKPIKKSKQGRFQILDVVAMMGPITKFTHQMASSDNIPSRVREAFRLAEEEKPGAVHIELPEDIADEHTDSLPLKRSHVRRPTADVKSIREAVKALEKATSPVLVIGAGANRTMTSRMLLQFIEKTGIPFLTTQLGKGVIDERHPKFLGCAALSSGDFVHRAVEASDCIVNLGHDVIEKPPFFMQRGGPTVIHVSTKTAEVDPVYFPDIEVIGDIANAVWQMKEDIVPNGGWKFDHLLAYRQGEVDHTAPLAKDERFPIFPPHLVQSVRDAMPDDGIICLDNGVYKIWFARGYTACKPNTVLLDNALATMGAGLPSAMMSAMLYPNRKVMAICGDGGFMMNSQEMETAVRLGLNITVLILNDNSYGMIRWKQANMGFKDWGLTYGNPDFVKYAEAYGAHGHRVESAAHLKELLAHTRDTPGVHLIDCPVDYSENDQILNNDIKRLSKEL; this is encoded by the coding sequence ATGAAAAAAGCATCCGACCTGTTCATCGAATGTCTGGAAGAAGAAGGCGTCGAATATATTTTCGGCGTTCCGGGCGAAGAGAATCTCGATTTCCTCGACAGCCTTTCGCGCTCGACCAAGATCAAGCTGATCCTGACGCGGCACGAGCAGGGAGCGGGCTTCATGGCCGCTACCTATGGCCGCCATACTGGTAAGACCGGTGTGTGCCTCGCGACATTGGGTCCCGGCGCAACCAATTTCGTCACCGCGGCGGCTTATGCGCAGCTCGGCGGCATGCCGATGATGATGATTACCGGCCAGAAGCCGATCAAGAAATCGAAGCAGGGCCGCTTCCAGATCCTCGACGTCGTCGCGATGATGGGACCGATCACCAAATTCACCCACCAGATGGCGTCGTCGGACAATATCCCGAGCCGCGTGCGCGAAGCCTTCCGCCTCGCCGAAGAGGAAAAGCCTGGCGCGGTCCACATCGAGCTGCCCGAGGATATTGCCGACGAGCATACCGACAGCCTGCCGCTGAAGCGCAGCCATGTGCGTCGGCCGACCGCCGATGTGAAGTCTATCCGCGAGGCGGTGAAGGCGCTTGAGAAAGCAACCTCGCCGGTGCTCGTCATCGGCGCAGGCGCGAACCGCACCATGACCAGCCGCATGCTGTTGCAGTTCATCGAAAAGACCGGCATCCCCTTTCTGACGACGCAGCTCGGCAAGGGCGTGATCGACGAGCGGCACCCGAAATTCCTCGGCTGCGCGGCGCTGTCTTCGGGCGATTTCGTCCATCGCGCGGTCGAGGCATCGGACTGTATCGTCAACCTTGGCCACGACGTGATCGAAAAGCCGCCCTTTTTCATGCAGCGTGGCGGGCCGACCGTCATCCATGTGTCGACCAAGACCGCCGAGGTCGATCCGGTCTATTTCCCCGATATCGAGGTGATCGGCGATATCGCAAATGCCGTGTGGCAGATGAAGGAGGACATCGTCCCCAACGGCGGCTGGAAATTCGATCATCTGCTCGCCTATCGCCAGGGCGAGGTCGATCACACCGCGCCGCTGGCCAAAGACGAACGCTTCCCGATCTTTCCGCCGCATCTGGTGCAATCGGTGCGCGATGCGATGCCCGACGACGGGATCATCTGCCTCGACAACGGCGTCTACAAGATCTGGTTCGCGCGGGGGTATACGGCGTGCAAGCCGAATACCGTGCTGCTCGACAATGCGCTCGCGACGATGGGCGCGGGGCTGCCGTCGGCAATGATGTCGGCGATGCTCTATCCGAACCGCAAGGTCATGGCGATCTGCGGCGACGGCGGTTTCATGATGAACAGCCAGGAAATGGAAACCGCGGTCCGGCTCGGGCTCAACATCACCGTGCTGATCCTCAACGACAACAGCTATGGGATGATCCGCTGGAAACAGGCGAATATGGGCTTTAAGGATTGGGGGCTGACCTATGGCAACCCCGATTTCGTCAAATATGCGGAGGCTTATGGCGCGCATGGGCATCGGGTCGAAAGCGCGGCGCATCTGAAGGAACTGCTCGCGCATACGCGCGATACTCCGGGGGTGCATTTGATCGACTGCCCCGTCGATTATTCGGAGAATGACCAGATTTTGAATAATGATATCAAACGGTTGTCGAAGGAGTTGTAA
- the cobT gene encoding cobaltochelatase subunit CobT: MSTQSPLDDFKAALSSVARAVTRDAEVEVGFTADAPAQIGKAIKVPTPSRTLPADQVAEARGFADSYALRMKHHSEKLHAAARPSEPLAAAAFDAMERARIEALGARHMDGMRGNLASSLAMRMRSDPISRAQSREDVPISSALELMLREALTGDRAPQGTETGLSLVREWITSEAGGDLTALSMLLDDQTAFAETAKLALRHLDLIQSDEPLEEGAEDGGEQDESEAEESQEEQESEDGGAGESQVDARAEMAGDQADDGDSDPDAQEMEADGEPEMGGEGDEGMLPVRPNRLPSDIPDFNYLRFTEKHDEIILATELCDADELTRLRAYLDTQMQHLQGAVTKLANRLQRRLMAQQNRAWDFDQEEGQLDAARLARVIVSPGQSLSYKVERDTDFRDTVVTLLIDNSGSMRGRPISIAAISADILARTLERCGVKTEILGFTTRTWKGGQSREDWLAAGRPAHPGRLNDLRHIIYKPADEPYRRARKSLGLMMREGLLKENIDGEALTWAHSRIIGRPEERKILMVISDGAPVDDSTLSVNHGAYLDQHLRQVIDWIENRSPVELCAIGIGHDVTRYYSRAVTIMDAEQLGGTMVEQLAGLFDVD, from the coding sequence ATGTCCACCCAATCTCCCCTCGACGATTTCAAGGCGGCGCTGTCGAGCGTTGCGCGCGCGGTGACCCGCGATGCCGAGGTCGAGGTCGGCTTTACCGCCGATGCGCCCGCGCAGATCGGCAAGGCGATCAAGGTGCCGACTCCGTCGCGTACCCTGCCCGCCGATCAGGTCGCCGAGGCGCGCGGCTTTGCCGACTCCTACGCTTTGCGGATGAAGCATCACAGCGAGAAATTGCACGCTGCGGCGCGCCCTTCCGAGCCGCTCGCCGCCGCCGCGTTCGACGCGATGGAGCGCGCGCGGATCGAAGCCTTGGGCGCGCGTCACATGGACGGGATGCGCGGCAACCTCGCCTCCAGCCTGGCGATGCGGATGCGCAGCGACCCGATCAGCCGGGCGCAAAGCCGCGAAGATGTGCCGATTTCGAGCGCGCTCGAGCTGATGCTGCGCGAAGCGCTGACCGGCGACCGCGCGCCGCAGGGAACCGAGACCGGCCTGTCGCTGGTGCGCGAATGGATCACCAGCGAGGCCGGCGGCGACCTGACCGCGCTGTCGATGCTGCTCGACGACCAGACGGCGTTTGCCGAAACCGCAAAGCTGGCGCTCCGCCACCTCGACCTCATCCAGAGCGACGAGCCGCTGGAGGAAGGCGCCGAAGACGGCGGCGAGCAGGACGAGAGCGAAGCCGAAGAAAGCCAGGAAGAGCAGGAAAGCGAAGACGGCGGCGCCGGCGAATCGCAGGTTGATGCGCGCGCCGAAATGGCCGGCGATCAGGCCGACGACGGCGACAGCGACCCCGACGCGCAGGAAATGGAAGCCGACGGCGAACCCGAAATGGGCGGCGAAGGCGACGAGGGCATGCTGCCCGTGCGCCCCAACCGCCTGCCGAGCGACATTCCCGATTTCAACTATCTGCGCTTCACCGAAAAGCATGACGAAATCATCCTTGCGACCGAACTGTGCGATGCCGACGAGCTGACGCGGCTGCGCGCCTATCTCGATACGCAGATGCAGCATTTGCAGGGCGCGGTGACCAAACTCGCCAACCGCCTCCAGCGCCGCCTTATGGCGCAGCAAAACCGCGCGTGGGATTTCGATCAGGAAGAAGGCCAGCTCGACGCCGCGCGGCTCGCGCGCGTGATCGTCTCGCCCGGCCAGTCGCTCAGCTACAAGGTCGAGCGCGATACCGATTTCCGCGACACCGTCGTCACCCTGCTGATCGACAACAGCGGATCGATGCGCGGGCGGCCGATCAGCATCGCCGCGATCAGCGCCGACATCCTCGCGCGCACGCTCGAACGCTGCGGCGTCAAGACCGAGATTCTGGGCTTCACGACGCGGACGTGGAAAGGCGGGCAGAGCCGCGAAGACTGGCTCGCCGCGGGGCGCCCGGCGCATCCCGGCCGCCTCAATGATCTCCGCCACATCATCTACAAGCCCGCCGACGAACCCTATCGCCGCGCGCGCAAGTCGCTGGGGCTGATGATGCGCGAAGGGCTGCTCAAGGAAAATATCGACGGCGAGGCGCTGACATGGGCGCACAGCCGCATCATCGGCCGCCCCGAGGAACGCAAGATATTGATGGTGATTTCGGACGGCGCGCCGGTCGACGACAGCACGCTGTCCGTCAACCACGGCGCCTATCTCGACCAGCATCTGCGCCAGGTCATCGACTGGATCGAGAACCGCTCGCCGGTCGAGCTCTGCGCGATCGGCATCGGGCACGACGTCACGCGCTATTACAGCCGCGCGGTGACGATCATGGATGCCGAGCAATTGGGCGGCACGATGGTCGAGCAATTGGCGGGGTTGTTCGACGTGGATTGA
- a CDS encoding alpha/beta hydrolase, giving the protein MRRLPMACAALALSGCSIAAVDYGPVRHADYVADPRCTAQPGAAVDIAALPYFFATSRLPDCRTDNIVLLRHRGDKIRYGHFSAPREIDVGKKKTLRTPMAFQESGDWWKALQAETDKRQGRVLLYVHGYRETFETTSKDAAQIARMTGFVGPVIEYSWPSQGEVLSYAVDETNMYHDVRNFRDFLKTLAERPWVKEIVIVSHSLGARLVIPAISYVDRTSSSADSSNISNVILASPDIDRETFERDIEEEVLAARRVANNRRITVYVSHADKALAASRALHGYPRLGSPYCFNPFEAADLKAKGLPVRCYTAAVPGLTVIDTTDVSRTTTGHSNFLRSAVACRDFVDVVQGKRTRPERTATQFAHVFRLLPDPADPKPDDAAICNRIPEVSAP; this is encoded by the coding sequence ATGCGCCGCCTGCCAATGGCATGCGCGGCATTGGCCCTGTCAGGGTGCAGCATCGCGGCGGTCGATTATGGCCCGGTCCGTCACGCCGACTATGTCGCCGACCCGCGCTGCACCGCGCAGCCTGGCGCGGCGGTCGACATCGCGGCGCTGCCTTATTTCTTCGCGACGAGCCGCCTGCCCGACTGCCGGACCGACAACATCGTTTTGCTCCGGCATCGCGGCGACAAGATCCGCTATGGCCATTTTTCGGCGCCGCGCGAAATCGATGTCGGCAAGAAGAAAACATTGCGCACCCCGATGGCGTTCCAGGAATCGGGCGACTGGTGGAAGGCGCTGCAGGCCGAAACCGACAAAAGACAAGGCCGCGTCCTGCTCTATGTCCACGGTTATCGCGAGACGTTCGAGACGACGTCGAAAGATGCGGCGCAGATCGCTCGGATGACGGGCTTCGTCGGTCCGGTGATCGAATATAGCTGGCCGTCGCAGGGCGAAGTGCTGAGCTATGCCGTCGACGAAACCAACATGTATCACGACGTCCGCAATTTCCGCGACTTCCTGAAAACGCTGGCCGAACGGCCGTGGGTCAAGGAGATCGTTATCGTGTCGCACTCGCTGGGCGCGCGGCTGGTCATCCCGGCGATATCCTATGTCGACCGCACCTCGAGCAGCGCCGACAGCAGCAATATTTCGAATGTGATCCTGGCCTCGCCCGACATCGATCGCGAAACCTTCGAGCGCGATATCGAGGAAGAAGTGCTGGCGGCGCGTCGTGTTGCGAACAATCGGCGGATCACCGTTTACGTGTCGCACGCCGACAAGGCCCTCGCGGCGTCGCGCGCGCTGCACGGTTATCCGCGCCTCGGTTCGCCCTATTGCTTCAACCCGTTCGAAGCCGCCGACCTGAAAGCCAAGGGTCTTCCGGTTCGTTGCTATACCGCGGCAGTGCCGGGATTGACCGTGATCGACACCACCGATGTGTCGCGGACAACCACGGGACATAGCAATTTCCTGCGCAGCGCGGTGGCGTGCCGCGATTTCGTCGATGTCGTCCAGGGAAAGCGCACGCGGCCCGAGCGCACGGCGACGCAGTTCGCGCATGTGTTCCGTCTGCTCCCCGATCCGGCGGACCCGAAGCCCGACGATGCGGCGATATGCAACCGTATTCCCGAGGTATCCGCCCCCTAA
- the cobS gene encoding cobaltochelatase subunit CobS, with protein sequence MTDIPNSLPDHHGSTLLSAPDVEVDARELFGVDIDMKVPAFSEADERVPDLDPAYVFDGDTTLAILAGFKYNRRVMVQGYHGTGKSTHIEQVAARLKWPCIRVNLDAHISRIDLVGRDAIVLRDGQQVTEFREGLLPWALQTPTALVFDEYDAGRPDVMFVIQRVLETEGKLTLLDQNRVIRPNPYFRLFSTANTVGLGDTSGLYHGTQQINQGQMDRWNIVVTLNYLPAATESAIILAKVPNTDETTVANMVKVADLTRQGFIGGDISTVMSPRTVISWAQNTAIFNNIGFAFRLSFLNKCDEAERMIVAEYYQRVFGEDLPESVVGK encoded by the coding sequence ATGACCGATATCCCGAACAGCCTTCCCGACCACCACGGCTCGACGCTCCTTTCGGCGCCCGACGTCGAGGTCGATGCGCGCGAGCTGTTCGGTGTCGATATCGACATGAAAGTCCCCGCATTCAGCGAGGCCGATGAGCGCGTTCCCGACCTCGATCCCGCTTACGTCTTCGATGGCGACACGACGCTCGCGATCCTCGCGGGCTTCAAATACAACCGCCGCGTGATGGTGCAGGGCTATCACGGCACCGGCAAGTCGACGCATATCGAACAGGTCGCGGCGCGCCTCAAATGGCCGTGCATTCGCGTCAACCTCGACGCGCATATCAGCCGTATCGACCTTGTCGGCCGCGATGCGATCGTGCTGCGCGATGGCCAGCAGGTGACCGAATTTCGCGAAGGGCTGCTCCCCTGGGCGCTGCAGACGCCGACCGCGCTCGTCTTCGACGAATATGATGCCGGCCGCCCCGACGTGATGTTCGTGATCCAGCGGGTGCTGGAGACCGAGGGCAAGCTGACCCTGCTCGACCAGAACCGCGTGATCCGCCCGAACCCCTATTTCCGCCTGTTCTCGACCGCGAACACCGTCGGGCTTGGCGATACGAGCGGGCTGTATCATGGCACGCAGCAGATCAACCAGGGCCAGATGGACCGCTGGAACATCGTCGTCACGCTGAACTATCTGCCCGCGGCGACCGAAAGCGCGATCATCCTCGCCAAGGTGCCGAACACCGACGAGACGACCGTTGCCAATATGGTCAAGGTCGCCGACCTGACGCGCCAGGGCTTCATCGGCGGCGATATCTCGACCGTGATGTCGCCGCGCACGGTGATCAGCTGGGCGCAGAACACCGCGATCTTCAACAATATCGGCTTTGCCTTCCGCCTCTCGTTCCTCAACAAATGCGACGAGGCCGAGCGGATGATCGTCGCCGAATATTATCAGCGCGTGTTCGGCGAAGACCTGCCCGAAAGCGTGGTCGGCAAGTGA
- a CDS encoding ester cyclase, protein MMTDLNEARIEVVRRHMALEITHDWDGVIATFDHPRYELLGPGTVFDGETAVRSYFAASREPFPDQANEVIAIAADESTNTVLVEFWLTGTHLGPLKLGLRTIEPTGKAFRIRMAASFEFGAGSDKIVCERPYYDQSAVMKALGLL, encoded by the coding sequence ATGATGACCGACCTGAACGAAGCCCGGATCGAAGTGGTGCGCCGCCATATGGCGCTGGAGATCACGCATGATTGGGACGGCGTTATCGCGACCTTCGACCATCCGCGCTACGAGTTGCTCGGGCCCGGCACCGTCTTCGACGGCGAGACGGCGGTGCGATCCTATTTCGCCGCGTCGCGCGAGCCCTTTCCCGACCAGGCGAACGAGGTCATCGCGATCGCCGCCGATGAGAGCACGAACACGGTGCTGGTCGAATTCTGGCTGACCGGCACGCATCTCGGCCCGCTGAAGCTCGGCCTCAGGACGATCGAGCCGACGGGCAAGGCCTTTCGCATTCGCATGGCCGCCAGCTTCGAATTCGGGGCGGGCAGTGACAAGATCGTGTGTGAACGTCCCTATTATGATCAGTCGGCGGTGATGAAGGCGCTTGGCCTGCTCTGA